One window from the genome of Pseudomonas fluorescens encodes:
- the iscA gene encoding iron-sulfur cluster assembly protein IscA: MAIQMTEAAANHIQRSLAGRGKGEGIRLGVRTTGCSGLAYVLEFVDEVGEDDQVFESHGQKVIIDPKSLTYLDGTELDFVKEGLNEGFKFNNPNVRGECGCGESFNI; the protein is encoded by the coding sequence ATGGCTATCCAGATGACAGAAGCGGCAGCTAACCATATCCAGCGCTCACTTGCGGGGCGCGGCAAGGGTGAGGGTATCCGCCTGGGTGTGCGCACCACGGGCTGTTCTGGTCTCGCCTATGTACTGGAATTCGTCGACGAAGTGGGCGAAGACGATCAGGTGTTCGAAAGTCATGGTCAGAAAGTGATCATCGACCCGAAAAGCCTGACGTACCTGGACGGTACCGAACTGGATTTCGTCAAGGAAGGGTTGAACGAAGGCTTCAAGTTCAACAACCCCAACGTGCGCGGTGAATGTGGCTGCGGCGAAAGCTTCAACATCTGA
- the hscB gene encoding co-chaperone HscB, with the protein MGTPCHFALFQMQPAFQLDLEQLSARYLELARGVHPDRFADASEAEQRRALEQSANLNEAYQTLKHPAKRARYLLAISGHELPLEVTVHDPEFLLQQMQWREELEDLQDSADLAGVAVFKRRLKDAQQTLNESFAACWNDAAQREQAERLMRRMQFLDKLTYEVRQLEERLDD; encoded by the coding sequence GTGGGTACTCCTTGTCATTTTGCGTTGTTCCAGATGCAGCCTGCGTTCCAGCTGGATCTCGAGCAGTTGTCCGCGCGTTATCTTGAATTGGCCCGTGGCGTCCATCCCGACCGCTTTGCCGATGCCTCCGAGGCGGAGCAGCGGCGGGCGCTCGAGCAGTCGGCGAACCTCAACGAGGCTTACCAGACGCTCAAGCACCCGGCCAAGCGCGCGCGTTACCTGCTCGCCATCAGCGGCCATGAGTTGCCGTTGGAGGTCACGGTCCACGATCCCGAGTTTCTTTTGCAGCAGATGCAGTGGCGCGAAGAGCTCGAGGACCTGCAGGACAGCGCCGACCTGGCCGGTGTCGCGGTATTCAAGCGGCGCTTGAAAGACGCCCAGCAAACACTGAACGAAAGCTTCGCAGCTTGCTGGAACGATGCCGCGCAACGCGAACAGGCCGAACGCCTGATGCGGCGCATGCAGTTCCTCGACAAGCTCACCTACGAAGTGCGCCAGCTAGAAGAGCGCCTCGACGATTAA
- the trmJ gene encoding tRNA (cytosine(32)/uridine(32)-2'-O)-methyltransferase TrmJ, translating to MLQNIRVVLVNTSHPGNIGGAARAMKNMGLSRLVLVEPRLFPHHEADARASGAGDILANAQVVATLEDALVGCNLVLGTSARDRRIPWPLLDPRECGTKVVEEAAQGFEIALVFGREDSGLTNDELQRCHFHVHIPSDPEFSSLNLGAAVQVLSYEVRMAWLAAEGKPSKVEKTEVTSPRSETLATMDELERFYEHLEQTLVDIEFLDPEKPRHLMARLRRLYGRSSVSRAEMNILRGILTETQKAARGELIKRKK from the coding sequence TTGTTGCAGAACATTCGTGTCGTCCTGGTCAATACCAGCCATCCGGGTAACATCGGCGGAGCTGCGCGGGCCATGAAGAACATGGGCCTGTCGCGGCTGGTGCTGGTCGAGCCGCGCTTGTTTCCTCATCACGAAGCCGACGCCCGCGCTTCTGGTGCCGGTGACATCCTGGCCAACGCGCAAGTCGTCGCCACCCTCGAAGATGCCCTGGTGGGTTGCAACCTGGTGCTTGGTACCAGCGCCCGCGACCGGCGTATTCCCTGGCCGCTGCTCGACCCCCGGGAATGCGGCACCAAAGTGGTCGAAGAGGCCGCGCAAGGCTTTGAAATCGCCCTGGTGTTCGGCCGTGAAGACTCCGGCCTGACCAATGACGAGCTGCAGCGATGTCACTTTCACGTGCATATCCCTTCCGACCCCGAGTTCAGTTCCTTGAACCTGGGGGCGGCGGTGCAGGTGTTGAGTTATGAAGTGCGCATGGCTTGGCTGGCGGCCGAAGGCAAGCCCAGCAAAGTCGAAAAAACCGAGGTCACGTCGCCGCGCAGTGAGACACTGGCGACCATGGACGAGCTGGAACGATTCTATGAGCACCTGGAGCAGACCCTGGTGGACATCGAGTTCCTCGACCCGGAAAAGCCGCGGCACTTGATGGCGCGCCTGCGTCGGTTGTACGGACGAAGCTCGGTCAGCCGGGCGGAGATGAATATATTGCGCGGCATCCTCACGGAAACCCAGAAGGCGGCCCGTGGCGAGCTGATTAAGCGGAAGAAATAA
- the suhB gene encoding inositol-phosphate phosphatase: MQPMLNIALRAARSASELIFRSIERLDTIKVDEKDAKDYVSEVDRAAEQKIVDALRKAYPNHSILGEETGMHAGTGIEGEEYLWIIDPLDGTTNFLRGIPHFAVSIACKYRGRLEHAVVLDPVRQEEFTASRGRGAQLNGRRLRVSGRTSLDGALLGTGFPFRDDQMDNLDNYLGMFRALVGQTAGIRRAGAASLDLAYVAAGRFDAFWESGLSEWDMAAGALLIQEAGGLVSDFTGGHDFLEKGHIVAGNTKCFKAVLTAIQPHLPASLKR, encoded by the coding sequence ATGCAGCCCATGCTGAATATCGCGCTGCGCGCCGCCCGCAGCGCCAGTGAACTGATCTTCCGCTCCATCGAGCGCCTGGATACCATCAAGGTCGATGAAAAAGACGCCAAGGACTACGTGTCCGAGGTCGATCGCGCCGCCGAGCAAAAGATCGTCGACGCCCTGCGCAAGGCTTATCCGAACCACTCCATCCTCGGTGAAGAGACCGGCATGCACGCCGGCACTGGCATCGAAGGCGAAGAGTACCTGTGGATCATCGATCCGCTGGACGGCACCACCAACTTCTTGCGCGGCATTCCTCATTTCGCTGTCAGCATCGCCTGCAAATACCGTGGCCGCCTGGAACACGCTGTCGTGCTGGACCCGGTTCGCCAGGAAGAATTCACCGCCAGCCGCGGCCGTGGCGCCCAACTGAACGGTCGTCGCCTGCGCGTCAGCGGCCGCACCAGCCTGGACGGCGCCCTGCTGGGTACCGGCTTCCCGTTCCGTGATGACCAGATGGACAACCTGGACAACTACCTGGGCATGTTCCGCGCCCTGGTCGGCCAGACCGCCGGCATCCGCCGCGCTGGCGCCGCGAGCCTGGACCTGGCTTATGTGGCTGCCGGTCGTTTCGATGCATTCTGGGAGTCGGGCCTGTCCGAGTGGGACATGGCAGCGGGTGCCCTGCTGATCCAGGAAGCGGGTGGTTTGGTGAGCGACTTCACCGGCGGCCACGACTTCCTTGAAAAAGGCCACATCGTTGCCGGCAACACCAAATGCTTCAAGGCTGTGCTCACTGCTATCCAGCCGCATTTGCCGGCTTCGCTGAAACGCTAA
- the fdx gene encoding ISC system 2Fe-2S type ferredoxin: MPQIIFLPHAEHCPDGMVVEAETGKSLLEVAHDNHIEIESACGGVCACTTCHCIIREGFDSLNEADELEEDYLDRAWGLEPTSRLTCQAKVGTEDLVVEIPKYSLNHAAEAPH, encoded by the coding sequence ATGCCGCAGATCATTTTTCTGCCACACGCCGAGCATTGCCCGGACGGTATGGTGGTAGAGGCCGAAACCGGCAAGTCCCTGCTTGAAGTGGCCCATGACAACCACATCGAGATCGAGAGCGCCTGCGGCGGCGTTTGTGCCTGCACCACGTGCCATTGCATCATTCGCGAGGGTTTCGACTCGCTGAATGAGGCCGATGAGCTGGAAGAGGACTATCTTGATCGGGCCTGGGGCCTGGAGCCGACGTCGCGCCTGACCTGTCAGGCCAAGGTCGGCACCGAGGACCTGGTGGTCGAAATCCCGAAATATTCGCTTAACCATGCGGCCGAAGCGCCGCACTGA
- the secF gene encoding protein translocase subunit SecF has protein sequence MLRTINFMGVRNIAFGVTLFLTVLALFSWATKGLNYGLDFTGGTLIELTYERPADVTKVREQLATSGYSDAIVQSFGATTDLLVRMPGEDPQLGHQVAEALQKAGGDNPAQVKRVEFVGPQVGEELRDQGGLGMLLALGGVMLYLAFRFQWKFAVGAIASLIHDVIVTVGILSFFQITFDLTVLAAVLAIIGYSLNDTIVVFDRVRENFRVLRKASLVENINISTTQTLLRTMATSISTLLAIAALLFFGGDNLFGFSIALFIGVMAGTYSSIYIANVVLIWLNLNSEDLIPPAATETEVDDRP, from the coding sequence ATGTTACGTACAATCAACTTCATGGGCGTTCGCAACATTGCGTTCGGCGTCACATTGTTCCTTACCGTACTGGCGTTGTTCAGCTGGGCCACCAAGGGATTGAACTACGGCCTGGACTTCACCGGCGGTACGCTCATCGAGCTGACCTACGAGCGTCCGGCTGATGTCACCAAGGTGCGTGAGCAACTGGCGACCTCGGGCTACAGCGATGCCATCGTGCAGAGCTTCGGTGCGACCACCGACCTGCTGGTGCGCATGCCGGGTGAAGACCCGCAACTGGGCCACCAGGTAGCCGAAGCCTTGCAGAAGGCTGGAGGCGACAACCCGGCGCAGGTCAAGCGCGTCGAGTTCGTCGGCCCGCAAGTGGGTGAAGAACTGCGCGACCAGGGCGGCCTCGGCATGCTGTTGGCGTTGGGCGGCGTGATGCTCTACCTGGCTTTCCGCTTCCAGTGGAAGTTCGCGGTGGGTGCGATTGCCTCGCTGATCCACGACGTGATCGTGACCGTGGGTATCCTGTCGTTCTTCCAGATCACCTTCGACTTGACGGTGCTGGCGGCGGTGTTGGCGATCATCGGTTACTCCCTCAACGACACTATCGTGGTGTTCGACCGGGTGCGTGAAAACTTCCGTGTGCTGCGCAAGGCATCGTTGGTCGAGAACATCAACATTTCGACCACCCAGACGCTGCTGCGGACCATGGCGACGTCGATCTCTACCTTGCTGGCGATTGCTGCGCTGCTGTTTTTTGGTGGCGACAACCTGTTCGGTTTCTCCATCGCGCTGTTCATCGGTGTGATGGCGGGTACCTACTCGTCGATCTACATCGCTAACGTGGTGCTGATCTGGCTGAACCTGAACTCCGAGGACCTGATTCCTCCTGCGGCCACCGAAACGGAAGTGGACGACCGCCCATAA
- the cysE gene encoding serine O-acetyltransferase: MFERLREDIQSVFHRDPAARNAFEVLTCYPGMHAIWIHRLSGALWNMGWKWLARLVSNFGRWLTGIEIHPGAKVGRRFFIDHGMGIVIGETAEIGDDVTLYQGVTLGGTSWNKGKRHPTLEDGVVVGAGAKVLGPFTVGAGAKVGSNAVVTKAVPPGATVVGIPGRIIVKSDEEQDARRKAMAEKIGFDAYGVGEDMPDPVARAINQLLDHLQAVDGRLEGMCGALKDLGSNYCAKDLPELREEDFACVKDKDQSQAG; encoded by the coding sequence ATGTTCGAACGTTTGCGTGAAGATATCCAAAGTGTTTTCCATCGTGACCCGGCGGCGCGCAATGCCTTTGAAGTGCTGACCTGCTACCCGGGGATGCACGCCATCTGGATCCATCGCCTGTCCGGCGCCTTGTGGAACATGGGCTGGAAGTGGCTGGCGCGGCTGGTCTCGAACTTCGGCCGCTGGCTGACCGGGATCGAGATCCACCCGGGCGCCAAGGTCGGTCGCCGGTTCTTCATCGACCACGGCATGGGCATCGTCATCGGTGAAACCGCCGAGATCGGCGACGACGTGACCTTGTACCAGGGCGTGACCCTCGGCGGCACCAGCTGGAACAAAGGCAAGCGTCACCCAACCCTGGAAGACGGCGTGGTGGTCGGTGCCGGTGCCAAGGTGCTCGGGCCGTTCACGGTGGGGGCGGGGGCGAAAGTCGGCTCCAACGCCGTGGTGACCAAGGCCGTGCCGCCGGGTGCGACCGTGGTGGGGATTCCGGGGCGGATCATCGTCAAGTCCGATGAGGAGCAGGATGCTCGCCGCAAGGCCATGGCCGAGAAGATCGGCTTCGACGCCTACGGTGTCGGCGAAGACATGCCCGACCCGGTCGCCCGGGCCATCAACCAGTTGCTCGATCACCTGCAGGCCGTCGATGGGCGCCTGGAGGGGATGTGCGGCGCCCTGAAGGACCTGGGCAGTAATTACTGTGCCAAGGACCTGCCTGAACTGCGCGAGGAAGACTTTGCGTGTGTGAAGGATAAGGATCAAAGTCAGGCCGGCTGA
- the iscR gene encoding Fe-S cluster assembly transcriptional regulator IscR: MRLTTKGRYAVTAMLDLALHAQHGPVSLADISERQGISLSYLEQLFAKLRRSNLVSSVRGPGGGYQLSRDMQGIQVAQVIDAVNESVDATKCQGLGDCHGGDTCLTHHLWCDLSLQIHEFLSGISLADLVTRREVQEVAQRQDQRRCNSKAPHLDKIEASAVE; the protein is encoded by the coding sequence ATGCGACTGACTACAAAAGGCCGATACGCCGTGACCGCAATGCTCGATCTGGCATTGCATGCGCAGCACGGGCCGGTGTCCCTGGCCGATATCTCCGAGCGCCAGGGCATTTCCCTGTCTTACCTTGAGCAACTGTTCGCCAAGCTGCGCCGCAGCAACCTGGTCTCCAGCGTTCGCGGCCCTGGCGGTGGCTACCAGCTGTCGCGGGACATGCAAGGCATCCAGGTCGCCCAGGTGATCGATGCGGTGAACGAATCGGTCGATGCGACCAAATGCCAGGGCCTAGGCGACTGCCATGGCGGCGATACTTGCCTGACCCACCACTTGTGGTGCGACCTCAGCCTGCAGATTCACGAATTTCTAAGCGGTATCAGCTTGGCTGACCTTGTAACTCGCCGTGAGGTGCAAGAAGTAGCCCAGCGTCAGGACCAGCGCCGTTGCAACAGCAAGGCGCCGCACCTGGACAAGATTGAAGCGTCCGCCGTCGAATGA
- the hscA gene encoding Fe-S protein assembly chaperone HscA, translating into MALLQIAEPGQSPQPHQRRLAVGIDLGTTNSLVAALRSGLSEPLADEQGQVILPSAVRYHADRVEVGESAKLAAATDPLNTIVSVKRLMGRGLSDVKQLGDQLPYRFVGGESHMPFIETVQGPKSPVEVSADILKVLRQRAEAALGGELVGAVITVPAYFDDAQRQATKDAAKLAGLNVLRLLNEPTAAAVAYGLDQHAEGLVAIYDLGGGTFDISILRLTGGVFEVLATGGDSALGGDDFDHAIAGWIIEQAGLSADLDPGAQRHLLQTACAAKEALTDAATVEVAYGDWKAALTREAFDALIEPMVARSLKACRRAVRDSGVELEDVKAVVMVGGSTRVPRVREAVAEAFGRQPLTEIDPDQVVAIGAAIQADTLAGNKRDGGELLLLDVIPLSLGLETMGGLMEKVIPRNTTIPVARAQDFTTYKDGQSAMMVHVLQGERELISDCRSLARFELRGIPPMVAGAAKIRVTFQVDADGLLNVSARELASGVEASIQVKPSYGLTDGEIAKMLKDSFQHASDDKVARVLREQQVDAQRLIEAVQGALEADGDRLLDAEERMVIELQMQELSELIKGTDGYAIEQQTKRLSQVTDAFAARRLDSTVKAALAGRNLNEIEE; encoded by the coding sequence ATGGCCCTACTGCAGATCGCCGAACCCGGCCAAAGTCCACAACCGCACCAGCGTCGCCTGGCTGTCGGGATCGACTTGGGTACCACCAATTCCCTGGTCGCTGCCTTGCGCAGCGGTCTTTCCGAGCCGCTGGCCGATGAGCAAGGGCAGGTGATCCTGCCGTCCGCCGTGCGTTATCACGCCGACCGCGTGGAAGTGGGCGAGTCCGCCAAGCTGGCCGCCGCCACCGACCCGCTGAACACCATTGTCTCGGTCAAGCGCTTGATGGGTCGTGGTCTGTCCGACGTCAAGCAATTGGGCGACCAGCTGCCGTACCGCTTCGTCGGCGGCGAATCCCACATGCCGTTCATCGAAACCGTGCAGGGCCCGAAAAGCCCGGTCGAGGTTTCCGCCGACATCCTCAAGGTCCTGCGCCAGCGTGCCGAAGCGGCGTTGGGTGGTGAACTGGTGGGCGCGGTCATTACCGTCCCGGCCTATTTCGACGATGCCCAGCGCCAAGCCACCAAGGACGCCGCCAAGCTGGCCGGCCTGAACGTGCTGCGCCTGCTCAACGAGCCGACTGCCGCTGCCGTGGCGTATGGCCTGGACCAGCATGCCGAAGGCCTGGTCGCGATCTACGACCTGGGCGGCGGTACATTCGATATTTCGATCCTGCGCCTGACCGGCGGTGTTTTCGAAGTCCTGGCCACCGGTGGCGACAGCGCCCTGGGCGGCGATGACTTCGACCACGCCATCGCCGGCTGGATCATCGAGCAAGCCGGCTTGTCCGCCGACCTCGACCCGGGTGCGCAACGCCACCTGCTGCAAACCGCCTGCGCCGCCAAGGAAGCCTTGACCGACGCCGCCACCGTTGAAGTCGCTTATGGCGACTGGAAAGCGGCGCTGACCCGCGAAGCCTTCGATGCCCTGATCGAGCCCATGGTCGCCCGCAGCCTCAAGGCCTGCCGCCGTGCCGTGCGCGATTCCGGTGTCGAGCTTGAAGATGTGAAAGCCGTGGTCATGGTCGGTGGTTCGACCCGCGTGCCTCGGGTTCGCGAAGCCGTTGCCGAGGCCTTTGGCCGCCAGCCGCTGACCGAAATCGACCCGGACCAGGTGGTCGCCATCGGCGCCGCGATCCAGGCCGATACCCTGGCCGGCAACAAGCGCGACGGCGGCGAACTGTTGCTGCTCGACGTGATTCCGTTGTCCCTGGGGCTGGAAACCATGGGCGGCCTGATGGAGAAGGTGATTCCACGCAACACCACCATCCCGGTTGCCCGCGCCCAGGACTTCACCACCTATAAAGACGGCCAGTCGGCCATGATGGTCCACGTGCTGCAAGGCGAGCGTGAACTGATCAGCGACTGCCGTTCCCTGGCCCGTTTCGAACTGCGCGGCATCCCGCCGATGGTGGCCGGTGCGGCGAAGATCCGCGTGACCTTCCAGGTCGATGCCGATGGTTTGCTCAACGTCTCCGCCCGCGAACTGGCTTCGGGCGTGGAAGCGAGCATCCAGGTCAAGCCGTCCTATGGCCTGACCGACGGCGAAATCGCCAAGATGCTCAAGGATTCCTTCCAGCACGCCAGCGACGACAAGGTGGCGCGAGTGCTGCGCGAGCAACAGGTCGACGCCCAGCGCCTGATCGAAGCCGTGCAAGGTGCCTTGGAAGCTGACGGCGATCGCTTGCTCGACGCTGAAGAGCGCATGGTCATCGAGCTGCAGATGCAGGAACTGTCCGAATTGATCAAAGGCACCGATGGTTATGCCATTGAGCAGCAGACCAAGCGTCTGTCGCAAGTCACCGATGCCTTTGCTGCCCGCCGCCTGGACTCGACGGTGAAAGCCGCCCTGGCGGGGCGCAACCTGAATGAAATCGAGGAATAA
- a CDS encoding glycine zipper 2TM domain-containing protein, with the protein MNKSMLVGAVLGAVGVTAGGAVATYSLVKSGPEYAQVLAVEPVKTQIKTPREVCKDVTVTRQKPVQDQHQIAGTVLGAVAGGLLGNQIGGGTGKKIATVAGAAGGGYAGNKIQEGMQERDTYTTTQTRCNTVNDISDKVVGYDVRYMLDGKEGKVRMDRDPGNQIPVSKEGQLILGQNEPAQ; encoded by the coding sequence GTGAACAAATCGATGCTGGTTGGTGCGGTATTGGGTGCTGTCGGTGTAACAGCCGGTGGCGCGGTCGCCACCTACAGCTTGGTAAAGAGTGGCCCTGAGTATGCGCAAGTACTGGCCGTGGAACCGGTCAAGACCCAAATCAAGACCCCGCGTGAAGTGTGCAAGGACGTCACCGTGACTCGGCAGAAGCCAGTCCAGGACCAGCACCAGATCGCCGGCACCGTGCTGGGCGCCGTAGCCGGTGGCCTGCTGGGTAACCAGATCGGCGGTGGCACCGGCAAGAAAATCGCCACTGTGGCGGGTGCGGCCGGTGGTGGTTATGCCGGTAACAAGATTCAGGAAGGCATGCAGGAGCGCGACACCTACACCACCACCCAGACGCGTTGCAACACGGTCAATGACATCAGCGACAAGGTGGTAGGCTACGACGTTCGCTACATGCTCGACGGCAAAGAAGGCAAAGTCCGCATGGATCGCGACCCGGGCAACCAGATCCCGGTGAGCAAGGAAGGCCAACTGATCCTGGGCCAGAACGAACCAGCCCAGTGA
- the iscU gene encoding Fe-S cluster assembly scaffold IscU: MAYSEKVIDHYENPRNVGKMDAQDPDVGTGMVGAPACGDVMRLQIKVNEQGIIEDAKFKTYGCGSAIASSSLATEWMKGKTLDEAETIKNTQLAEELALPPVKIHCSVLAEDAIKAAVRDYKQKKGLI, from the coding sequence ATGGCATATAGCGAAAAGGTCATCGACCACTACGAGAACCCGCGCAACGTCGGCAAGATGGACGCGCAGGATCCTGATGTCGGCACCGGCATGGTCGGCGCTCCGGCGTGCGGCGACGTCATGCGCCTGCAGATCAAGGTCAACGAGCAGGGCATCATCGAAGATGCCAAGTTCAAGACCTATGGCTGCGGTTCGGCCATCGCGTCCAGCTCCCTGGCCACCGAGTGGATGAAGGGCAAGACCCTTGATGAAGCCGAAACCATCAAGAACACCCAGCTGGCCGAAGAACTGGCCCTGCCGCCAGTGAAGATCCACTGCTCGGTACTCGCCGAAGACGCCATCAAGGCCGCCGTTCGCGATTACAAGCAGAAGAAAGGCTTGATCTGA
- a CDS encoding IscS subfamily cysteine desulfurase, producing MKLPIYLDYSATTPVDPRVAQKMSECLLVDGNFGNPASRSHVFGWKAEESVENARRQVADLVNADPREIVWTSGATESDNLAIKGVAHFYHTKGKHLITSKIEHKAVLDTMRQLEREGFEVTYIEPGEDGIITPAMVEAALRDDTILVSIMHVNNEIGTVNDIAAIGELTRSKGVLFHVDGAQSTGKVDIDLSKLKVDLMSFSAHKTYGPKGIGALYVSRKPRVRLEATMHGGGHERGMRSGTLATHQIVGMGEAFRVAKEDMAAENVRIKALSDRFFKQVEHLEELYVNGSLTARVPHNLNLSFNYVEGESLIMALKDLAVSSGSACTSASLEPSYVLRALGRNDELAHSSIRFTFGRFTTEEEIDYAAQKVCEAVTKLRALSPLWDMYKDGVDISKIEWAAH from the coding sequence ATGAAATTGCCGATTTACCTTGATTACTCTGCGACCACCCCGGTTGATCCGCGTGTTGCGCAAAAAATGAGTGAATGCCTGCTGGTCGACGGAAACTTCGGTAACCCGGCGTCCCGTTCCCACGTGTTTGGCTGGAAGGCCGAAGAGTCGGTCGAAAACGCCCGTCGCCAGGTCGCCGACCTGGTCAACGCCGACCCGCGTGAAATCGTCTGGACCTCCGGTGCCACCGAATCCGACAACCTGGCAATCAAGGGTGTCGCGCATTTCTACCACACCAAGGGCAAGCACCTGATCACCTCCAAGATCGAGCACAAGGCTGTCCTGGACACCATGCGCCAACTGGAGCGTGAAGGCTTCGAAGTTACCTACATCGAGCCCGGTGAAGACGGCATCATCACCCCGGCCATGGTTGAAGCCGCCCTGCGCGACGACACCATCCTGGTTTCGATCATGCACGTGAACAACGAAATCGGCACCGTCAACGACATCGCGGCCATCGGCGAACTGACCCGCTCCAAGGGCGTTCTGTTCCACGTCGACGGCGCGCAGTCCACTGGCAAGGTCGACATCGACCTGTCCAAGCTGAAAGTCGACCTGATGTCGTTCTCGGCCCACAAGACCTACGGCCCTAAAGGCATCGGCGCGCTGTACGTCAGCCGCAAGCCGCGTGTTCGCCTCGAAGCGACCATGCATGGCGGCGGTCACGAGCGTGGCATGCGTTCCGGTACCCTGGCGACCCACCAGATCGTCGGCATGGGCGAAGCCTTCCGCGTCGCCAAGGAAGACATGGCGGCCGAGAATGTACGCATCAAGGCCCTGAGCGACCGTTTCTTCAAGCAGGTCGAGCACCTCGAAGAACTCTACGTCAACGGCAGCCTGACCGCCCGCGTACCGCACAACCTGAACCTGAGCTTCAACTACGTTGAAGGCGAGTCGCTGATCATGGCGCTCAAGGATCTGGCCGTGTCGTCCGGTTCGGCGTGCACCTCGGCGTCCCTGGAGCCTTCGTACGTACTGCGCGCCCTGGGCCGCAACGACGAACTGGCCCACAGCTCCATTCGCTTTACCTTCGGCCGTTTCACCACCGAAGAAGAAATCGATTACGCCGCGCAGAAAGTCTGCGAGGCCGTTACCAAGCTGCGCGCTCTGTCGCCGCTGTGGGACATGTACAAAGACGGCGTCGACATTTCGAAAATCGAGTGGGCGGCGCACTGA